From the genome of Nasonia vitripennis strain AsymCx chromosome 1, Nvit_psr_1.1, whole genome shotgun sequence, one region includes:
- the LOC100114235 gene encoding cysteine-rich/TIL venom protein 2 precursor, translated as MSKLIVLCLLVLCISASLIAVDAESRPYCSKPNQEWTSCGSACPRRCNQPPPRICTLQCVIGCQCKRGYLLNKKGDCVKPRHC; from the exons ATGTCCAAGCTCATCGTATTGTGTCTCCTCGTTCTGTGCATCAGCGCCAGTCTGATTGCCGTTG ATGCTGAAAGTCGTCCTTATTGCTCTAAGCCTAATCAAGAATGGACATCTTGCGGTTCTGCTTGTCCGAGAAGGTGCAATCAGCCACCACCCCGAATCTGCACACTG CAATGCGTGATTGGATGTCAGTGTAAGCGGGGATACCTTCTGAACAAGAAGGGTGATTGCGTGAAGCCAAGGCACTGTTGA
- the LOC100122675 gene encoding chymotrypsin inhibitor-like, with the protein MSKLVVLCLLVLCISASLIDVDAESHHYCPKPNQEWTTCGSACPPICDDKEPKMCTLQCVIGCQCKRGYLLNSDGKCVKPEDC; encoded by the exons ATGTCCAAGCTCGTCGTATTATGTCTCCTCGTTCTGTGCATCAGCGCCAGTCTGATTGACGTTG ATGCTGAAAGTCATCATTATTGCCCTAAGCCTAATCAAGAATGGACAACTTGCGGTTCTGCTTGCCCACCAATATGCGATGATAAAGAACCAAAAATGTGCACACTG CAATGCGTAATTGGATGTCAATGTAAGCGGGGATACCTCCTGAACAGTGACGGCAAATGTGTAAAGCCAGAGGACTGTTAA